Proteins from a single region of Argiope bruennichi chromosome 6, qqArgBrue1.1, whole genome shotgun sequence:
- the LOC129972626 gene encoding zinc finger BED domain-containing protein 4-like, which translates to MADDIDELLDEVESKYIDTDNRISEARQSSALAKKANGEGGVEELDAAIHSICSIPEPIESSSIVGEANLHLNKGANRKCTVVYIGDSSAASGLSSGITQRRNALRRPKHSATTKIYTKKYFAKPVFELSVKDLEAESARRKQKEIIEKLFEKKLAVVTDKMILDARKFKRIKSDVWTNFGDVRLLISEDEVKRRNIDHHVIQLGKEEVLLCKSFVACVKCSAVFSYESHSYGTSTLRSHLKSCGKQRYNRSDKPKKPRRITGSLSDMGMIDPNTIPEKPVFQEKMYKFRDHANKLQEQILLFFISKVKPFTLMENVEFKDLLQTFIQIGHRAGNVDLTHYLCSPNDLQEFLINDVYNQTEEMFKQEIQFLYGLAFSASVWVDAVDKIPYITLTCHYSNEDGVFKSVMFHTSEFPYEHRTSTDVSKLFQDCMSLMHNDFKKLLVIDYSFNMVNAFNNNEQFIQCICYALNCAVQTVINTLSTTNEKETEESNQDDDDMEDPHAFACFVSLINQCRSLVLHFKENKLQSSLPKSLQMCSSTSWKSVLSMLESINSQWDHVLDILVDRNELELFYFDQELLSLVVDFLEIFRDGYNELSSLSSPTLNLVLPWVTKWKTHCLQNEDESPFLSAVKSFMSSSIDQEVVKRITIHHKLATMLDPRFKELQFLTPEDRMETQAHAEYMVRECHETLLMNGIDVHNISSTNDHFAEFYDNMSSENDAMAVSPSEEVEEYLMEEFNMGKLDLDEENKFNPLQYWIRAKTRYPYLSRVALWVLSCPASAIQTDDCFVGAEWMITMRDTELPREHMHKCLLVKSFKNFRQKT; encoded by the exons gaaaGTTCCTCTATTGTAGGGGAGGCCAATCTGCATTTGAATAAAGGAGCAAATAGGAA ATGTACTGTGGTTTACATTGGTGATAGTTCTGCGGCATCTGGTTTATCTAGTGGAATTACTCAAAG acGCAATGCTCTGAGAAGACCAAAGCACAGTGCAACTACTAAAATAtacaccaaaaaatattttgccaagcCTGTCTTTGAACTCTCTGTAAAAGACTTGGAAGCTGAGAGTGCTCGAAGAAAGCAGAAAGAAATCAtcgaaaaactttttgaaaagaaacttgCTGTAGTTacagataaaatgattttagatgctcgtaaattcaaaagaataaaaagtgatGTGTGGACCAATTTTGGTGACGTACGACTTTTGATCAGTGAAGATGAAGTCAAAAGACGCAATATTGATCACCATGTTATCCAACTTGGGAAAGAAGAAGTTTTACTTTGCAAGTCATTTGTGGCTTGTGTCAAATGCTCAGCAGTATTTAGTTATGAAAGTCACAGCTATGGCACTTCAACTTTACGCTCACATTTGAAGTCCTGTGGCAAACAAAGGTATAATCGAAGTGATAAACCCAAAAAGCCTCGAAGAATTACTGGTTCATTGTCAGATATGGGCATGATCGATCCTAATACCATTCCTGAAAAACCTGTATTCCAGGAGAAGATGTATAAATTTAGAGATCATGCCAATAAATTGCAAgaacaaattttgttattttttataagcaaagtGAAGCCTTTTACTCTTATggaaaatgttgaatttaaagatttacttcaaacttttattcaaataggTCATAGAGCTGGCAATGTTGATTTGACACATTATTTATGCTCACCAAATGATCTTCaagagtttttaataaatgatgtttACAATCAAACCGAAGAAATGTTTAaacaagaaattcaatttttgtatggATTGGCCTTCTCTGCTAGTGTGTGGGTGGATGCAGTTGACAAAATTCCATATATAACCCTTACTTGTCATTATTCAAATGAGGATGGTGTTTTCAAATCTGTCATGTTTCATACCTCTGAATTTCCTTACGAACACAGGACATCGACAGATGTCAGTAAACTCTTTCAAGATTGCATGTCTCTTATGCATAATGACTTCAAGAAACTTTTGGTGATTGATTACTCTTTTAATATGGTAAATGCTTTCAACAACAATGAGCAGTTTATCCAGTGTATATGCTATGCTCTGAACTGTGCTGTTCAGACTGTCATCAATACTCTCAGTACAACAAATGAAAAAGAGACAGAAGAATCTAATCAAGATGACGATGATATGGAAGACCCACATGCATTTGCATGTTTTGTATCACTTATTAACCAGTGCAGGTCTTTGGttttacatttcaaagaaaacaaGTTACAGAGTAGTTTGCCAAAGAGCTTACAAATGTGTTCCAGTACAAGTTGGAAATCTGTTTTATCCATGCTTGAATCTATCAATAGCCAGTGGGATCATGTTCTTGACATATTGGTGGATAGGAATGAGTTGGAGTTGTTTTATTTTGATCAAGAACTTCTTAGTCTTGTTGttgatttcttagaaattttcagAGATGGCTACAATGAACTGTCTTCTCTTAGCAGCCCTACTTTGAATCTAGTCTTGCCTTGGGTTACTAAATGGAAAACTCATTGTCTGCAGAACGAAGATGAATCGCCTTTTCTGTCTGCTGTAAAAAGCTTCATGAGTTCATCTATTGATCAAGAGGTTGTGAAGCGGATTACTATTCATCACAAATTAGCAACTATGTTAGATCCAAGGTTTAAAGAGCTGCAATTCTTGACTCCAGAAGACAGGATGGAGACTCAGGCTCATGCTGAATACATGGTTAGGGAATGTCATGAAACACTTTTGATGAATGGTATTGATGTCCATAATATCTCATCAACAAATGATCACTTTGCTGAATTTTATGATAACATGTCTTCAGAAAATGATGCCATGGCAGTTTCACCTAGTGAAGAAGTTGAAGAATATCTGATGGAAGAATTCAATATGGGAAAATTAGACTTGGATGAAGAAAATAAGTTTAATCCTTTACAATACTGGATTCGGGCAAAGACTAGATACCCATACTTGAGTCGAGTTGCTCTTTGGGTTTTATCTTGTCCAGCTAGTGCTATCCAAACAGATGACTGCTTTGTTGGAGCAGAATGGATGATTACAATGAGGGATACTGAGCTACCTCGTGAACACATGCACAAATGTCTGTTAGTcaaatcatttaagaattttcGTCAGAAAACATGA